The segment TCGCCGCGAGCACCGCGCCCACTCCGGCCGCCAGGACCGTCCTCGACACGTTCTGCGTCTTCATGGCGCTCACTGTGCGCCCGCCCGCACCTGTACGAAGAGCACACGAAGCGCCTGCCCCGGCGGGTTCACACCGATGGCCCCGGGTGCCACGCTGGACGCATGGACGATCTTCTGACGCGGCTGCGCGCCGGGCTCCCCGCCGAGGCGCTGCTCACCGATCCGGACGTGACCGCCTCCTACTCGAACGACATGGCGAGCTTCTGCGAGGCGGGCGCCCCCGCGGTCGTCGTGCTCCCGCGCACCGTCGAACAGGTGCAGCACGTCATGCGCACCGCGACGGAACTCCGTGTCCCCGTCGTCCCCCAGGGAGCCCGCACGGGCCTCTCCGGCGGCGCCAACGCCTCCGAGGGCTGCATCGTGCTCTCCCTGGTCAAGATGGACCGCATCCTGGAGATCAACCCGGTCGACCGGATCGCCGTCGTCGAACCGGGCGTCGTCAACGCCGTGCTGTCACGTGCCGTCGGCGAACACGGCCTCTACTACCCGCCGGACCCGTCCAGCTGGGAGACGTGCACCATCGGCGGGAACATCGGCACGGCCTCCGGCGGCCTGTGCTGTGTGAAGTACGGGGTGACGGCCGAGTACGTCCTCGGTCTCGACGTCGTCCTCGCCGACGGCCGTCTCCTGACCACCGGCCGCCGCACCGCCAAGGGCGTCGCCGGCTATGACCTGACCAGGCTCTTCGTCGGATCGGAGGGCAGCCTCGGCATCGTCGTCAAGGCCGTGCTCTCGCTCCGGCCGCAGCCTCCGGCGCAGCTCGCGCTCGCCGCCGAGTTCCCCTCCGCGGCCGCCGCCTGCGCGGCCGTCTGCGCGATCATGGAGCGCGGCCACACCCCGTCGCTGCTCGAACTCATGGACCGCACCACCGTCCAGGCCGTCAACACACTGGCGCGCATGGGTCTGCCCGACACCACCGAGGCGCTGCTCCTGTGTGCCTTCGACACTCCGGACCCGGCCGCCGATCTGGCCGCCGTGGGGGAGCTGTGCGTGGCGGCGGGCGCCACCGAGGTCGTCCCGGCCGCGGACGCGGCCGAGTCCGAACTCCTCCTCCAGGCGCGCCGGCTCTCCCTCACGGCCCTGGAGACGATCAAGCCCGCGACGATGATCGACGACGTGTGCGTGCCGCGGACGCGGCTCGCCGAGATGCTCGACGGCACGGCGGCCGTCGCGGAGAAGTACGACCTCACCATCGGGGTCTGCGCGCACGCCGGCGACGGGAACACCCATCCCGTCGTCTGCTTCGACCACCACGACGAGGACGAGTCCCGGCGCGCGCGGGAGTCTTTCGACGAGATCATGGCGCTCGGGCTGGCGCTCGGCGGCACGATCACCGGCGAGCACGGAGTGGGCGTGCTGAAGAAGGAATGGCTGGCACGGGAGCTGGGACCGGTCGGTCTGGAGCTCCAGCGCGGGATCAAGGCCACGTTCGACCCGTTGGGGCTGCTCAACCCCGGAAAGCTGTTCTGACGTTCGTACGGACCGGTCCGGTACGGGGCTCACAGCTCGCCGTCCTGCGACTCGTCCGACGGCCAGGGGTCGCGCAGCCACAGGTCGTCGGCGATCACGGTGGTCGCCAGGAGTTCGGTGAGTCCGTCGTCGATGCCGAGCCGCTCGGACTCGGTGCCCGGCGGCACCGCGCGCAGGGTCCGCTCCAGCCAGGCGGACACCTGCGCGGAGGGGGCTTCGAGGAGGGCGTCGCCGTCGGGGGAGGAGAGCGCCATCAGGATGACGCTGCGGCCGTCGACCTTGGTGGGCCAGATCCGCACGTCACCGTGCCCGCACGCGCGGAACACGCCCTCGACGAGGAGTTCGCGCGCGAACGTCCAGTTGACCGGGTGGTCCGTGCCGATGTGGAAGGTGATGTGGACGGCGTACGGGTCGTCGGTGCGGTAGGCGAGCCGGGCGGGGACGGGGACGGCGCGCTCGGGCGAGAGCACCAGCTTCAGTTCCAGCTCGCGCTCGACGGTGGTGTTGTCGGTGTTCTGCATGGTCGTACTCCCTCTCGCGGACCGGCCCCGTGCGGGCCTTCACAGGGAGAGAGCGGGGCGCCCACACTTCATTACGCGACTTCGGGAAGTTTTTTCGGGAAGTTTTTCCGGGCCGGATGAAGAGCCGGATCACGGGCCGGATGTACCGGCCCGAACATCACTGGGAGTGACCAGTTCCGGTACGCGTCCCCCCGAAGGCGGGCTTTCTCGCGGGCTCTTTGTTCCCTCGGGGACGTTCTTCGTTACTGTCCTCCTTGGGCGCGGCACGCCCGGCACGCGGCCGTGCGGATCAAAGGCGTTGTGACTGAACGGAGTCGGGGCAGTGGCTACTCCTCCTGGAGGCGGCGGAGAGGTACCGCAGGCGGGGTACTACCCGGACCCGTCCATTCCCGGGTACATCCGGTACTGGAACGGGGGCGCCTGGGTTCCCGGTACGAGCAGGCCCGCCCCCACGGACGGTGAGGTTCCGCCGCATCCGCCGGCCTCGGCCATCCCGGCCGGCCCGATCCTGGCCTCCGGCCCGGCCCCCGCACCGGTCGTCGCGCAGCACCACGAGCCGCACGAGCAGCAGTACCAGCCCGTGCAGCACCACGAGCAGCAGCAGCCGCACCACGACCAGCAGCAGCACCAGCTGCAGCACGACCAGCACCAGCACCAGCAGCAGCACCACGAGCCGCAGCAGCCCCGGCCCGATCTCCAGGCGCAGCCCGTCACGGAGCTCGAACCCGTGCGCCCCGTCGCCTCCCTGCCGGCCCGGGCCCAGCCGCCCGCCATCGCGCCCGTCCCCGCACCCGCACCCGTCCCCGCCGTGGAGGAGACCGGGCCCGTCTTCTTCGACGAGGAGCCGGTCGCCGCGGAACCCGCCTCCGCCTGGCAGGCGGACACCTCCCGCCAGACCGGCTTCGGCGGCGACCTCGACCAGAAGGTCTCCTGGGGCGCGCCGCAGGCCCCCGACCCGCGTACCCCCGCGGACTGGCCGGTCGCCGGTGCGAGCGAGCCCGCCGAGGCGCGGTCCGCCGCCCCGGCGGCGGACCCCCGGGCGACCGGGGGAGCGGCGCGTCTCGGCGGGATGCCCGTCACGCGGATCCCCACGCCCGCCCCGGCCCCTCAGCAACCCCAGCCGACTCCGCGGGCCCCTCGGCCCCAGCCCGCCGCCCAGCCGGCCCCAGAGCCCACGGCAGCCGCCCCCGCTCCCGTGCACCAGGCACCCGCTCCGGCCCCCGCGCCGGCGACGCCCGCCTGGGCCCAGCAGCCCCAGGCGCAGGCGCAACAGCCCCAGGCGCAACAGCCCCAGCCGCAGGCACAACAGCCCCAGCCCCAGGAGCAGCAGCAGCCCGTCGTCCCCTGGAAGCCGCCCGTCGACGACCTGTTCGTCCAGGCGGCCCGCGCGCAGGCCTCCGCGCGCCCCGCCGGGCTCGGCAGGCGGCTGCTCGCCCGGCTGATCGACACCGTCGTCCTGGGCGCGCTCGTCGGCGCCGCCGCCTTCCCGTTCGTGACCGCCGCCCTCGACCACATCAACGGCAAGATCGAGGCGGCCAAGCAGTCCGGGGTCACCGTTCAGGTCTGGCTGCTCGACGGCACGACCTCCGTCCAGTTCGGCATCGTGCTGGCCGCGCTGTTCGTCATCGGCGTCCTGTACGAGGTGCTGCCCACCGTCAAGTGGGGCCGCACCCTCGGCAAGAAGCTGTGCGGTATCGAGGTGCGGGACATCGAGGCGCACCAGCCGCCGAGGTTCGGGGCGGCCCTGCGCCGCTGGCTCGTCTACAGCGTCCTGGGGCTCCTGGCCATCGGCGTCCTCAACGTCCTGTGGTGCCTGTTCGACCGTCCCTGGCGTCAGTGCTGGCACGACAAGGCCGCCCGTACCTTCGTGGCGCGCTGACCTTAGAAGGGCTGACGGGACCCCCTAGGGGGTCCCCCGAACGGGCGGTGATTCCTTGCGGGGGCGCCGCACCCGGGATGCACTGCCCCCATGAGCACCGACCAGCCGCCGTCCGGCCAGCCGCCCGAGGAGGACCCGTTCCTCAAGAGGCCGCAGGAGCCCCCGCCGCCCTCCGCGGGCCAGCCGCCACCGTCGGGTCCGCCGCCGGAGGGGCCTCCTCCGGGAGACCCCCCGCCCGGGAGTCCGTACGGTCCCTCGGGGGGTTCCCCGTACGGCCCCTCGGGCGGTTCCCCGTACGACAACGTGCCGCCGCCCCCGCCTCCGTACGGCGGCTACGGTGCCGGCTACGGCGGGACCGATCCGCTCTCCGGGATGCCGCCGCTCGCCGAGTCCGGGAAGCGCATCATCGCCCGCGTCATCGACTGGCTGATCATCGCGATCCCGCTGGCGATCATCGGCATCCCGTTCGACATCTACTC is part of the Streptomyces sp. NBC_00250 genome and harbors:
- a CDS encoding RDD family protein, coding for MATPPGGGGEVPQAGYYPDPSIPGYIRYWNGGAWVPGTSRPAPTDGEVPPHPPASAIPAGPILASGPAPAPVVAQHHEPHEQQYQPVQHHEQQQPHHDQQQHQLQHDQHQHQQQHHEPQQPRPDLQAQPVTELEPVRPVASLPARAQPPAIAPVPAPAPVPAVEETGPVFFDEEPVAAEPASAWQADTSRQTGFGGDLDQKVSWGAPQAPDPRTPADWPVAGASEPAEARSAAPAADPRATGGAARLGGMPVTRIPTPAPAPQQPQPTPRAPRPQPAAQPAPEPTAAAPAPVHQAPAPAPAPATPAWAQQPQAQAQQPQAQQPQPQAQQPQPQEQQQPVVPWKPPVDDLFVQAARAQASARPAGLGRRLLARLIDTVVLGALVGAAAFPFVTAALDHINGKIEAAKQSGVTVQVWLLDGTTSVQFGIVLAALFVIGVLYEVLPTVKWGRTLGKKLCGIEVRDIEAHQPPRFGAALRRWLVYSVLGLLAIGVLNVLWCLFDRPWRQCWHDKAARTFVAR
- a CDS encoding RDD family protein, which produces MSTDQPPSGQPPEEDPFLKRPQEPPPPSAGQPPPSGPPPEGPPPGDPPPGSPYGPSGGSPYGPSGGSPYDNVPPPPPPYGGYGAGYGGTDPLSGMPPLAESGKRIIARVIDWLIIAIPLAIIGIPFDIYSRATRDGNDFGDTVNSLNGGSQLVFQLITIVAYVAYDTVMVAKNGQTLGKKWMKLRVAMLNDGSTPPMSQSLLRAIVLWLPALICCACLWPLLILILILVDKPYKQGLHDKAAKTVVVSVPQ
- a CDS encoding SsgA family sporulation/cell division regulator yields the protein MQNTDNTTVERELELKLVLSPERAVPVPARLAYRTDDPYAVHITFHIGTDHPVNWTFARELLVEGVFRACGHGDVRIWPTKVDGRSVILMALSSPDGDALLEAPSAQVSAWLERTLRAVPPGTESERLGIDDGLTELLATTVIADDLWLRDPWPSDESQDGEL
- a CDS encoding FAD-binding oxidoreductase → MDDLLTRLRAGLPAEALLTDPDVTASYSNDMASFCEAGAPAVVVLPRTVEQVQHVMRTATELRVPVVPQGARTGLSGGANASEGCIVLSLVKMDRILEINPVDRIAVVEPGVVNAVLSRAVGEHGLYYPPDPSSWETCTIGGNIGTASGGLCCVKYGVTAEYVLGLDVVLADGRLLTTGRRTAKGVAGYDLTRLFVGSEGSLGIVVKAVLSLRPQPPAQLALAAEFPSAAAACAAVCAIMERGHTPSLLELMDRTTVQAVNTLARMGLPDTTEALLLCAFDTPDPAADLAAVGELCVAAGATEVVPAADAAESELLLQARRLSLTALETIKPATMIDDVCVPRTRLAEMLDGTAAVAEKYDLTIGVCAHAGDGNTHPVVCFDHHDEDESRRARESFDEIMALGLALGGTITGEHGVGVLKKEWLARELGPVGLELQRGIKATFDPLGLLNPGKLF